In Rouxiella sp. WC2420, the following proteins share a genomic window:
- the rffC gene encoding dTDP-4-amino-4,6-dideoxy-D-galactose acyltransferase — MNDNLIRGRLEYLQWESDFFSRPSAKLILDSAGPVLQRSDLGEYPLVHAKVPADQSEIIDGLYYLGFRMVEGEIDFSLDLRDAEPATIEYQLATRRDLSRVCQLAGSAFQLSRFRSPWYQPHDSGRFYALWAEKAILGTFDTHCLTLSDNDGQLLGFVTLRAIEPKVARVGLLAVQPQATGRGIGKQLMKAAQSWCLAHGIEQLKVATQTGNIAALNLYRTCGAVLSHSAYWLYR; from the coding sequence ATGAACGATAATCTAATCCGCGGGCGACTTGAGTATTTGCAGTGGGAAAGCGATTTTTTCTCCCGGCCAAGCGCTAAACTGATACTGGATTCCGCAGGCCCGGTTTTACAGCGCAGTGATTTGGGTGAATATCCGCTGGTGCATGCCAAAGTGCCAGCCGATCAGAGCGAGATAATCGACGGCCTGTACTATTTAGGGTTTCGCATGGTTGAGGGGGAAATCGATTTCTCTCTGGATCTCCGCGATGCCGAGCCTGCAACAATCGAATATCAGTTAGCGACTCGTCGTGATTTATCCCGCGTGTGCCAGTTGGCCGGCAGCGCTTTTCAGCTCAGTCGTTTTCGCTCGCCCTGGTATCAACCACATGATTCTGGTCGTTTTTATGCGCTGTGGGCCGAGAAGGCGATTCTGGGGACCTTTGATACTCATTGCCTGACCTTAAGCGACAATGATGGCCAGCTGCTGGGATTTGTCACGCTGCGCGCCATTGAACCCAAGGTTGCCCGTGTTGGATTGTTGGCCGTTCAGCCTCAGGCTACCGGGCGTGGCATTGGCAAGCAGTTAATGAAAGCGGCACAGAGCTGGTGCCTCGCACATGGAATTGAGCAACTCAAGGTTGCCACGCAAACAGGCAATATCGCAGCGTTGAATTTGTATCGTACCTGCGGTGCTGTTCTGTCTCATTCAGCTTACTGGCTGTACAGGTAA
- the wecC gene encoding UDP-N-acetyl-D-mannosamine dehydrogenase: MTNASFETISIIGLGYIGLPTAAAFASRHKKVIGVDINQRAVDIINRGGVHIVEPELDALVQQAVEQGFLQAVTVPQPADAFLIAVPTPFKDGHQPDMSYVEKAITALAVVLKKGDLIILESTSPVGATEQMAQWLATLRPDLRFPLSEASATDTNVPDVNIAYCPERVLPGKVMVELIKNDRVIGGITPQCSQRASSLYRIFLEGECVVTNSRTAEMCKLTENSFRDVNIAFANELSLICDAQGINVWELIGLANRHPRVNILQPGPGVGGHCIAVDPWFIVSQHPDLARLIHTARVVNDGKPFWVVDKVKTAVADCLAATGKRASEINIACFGLAFKPDIDDLRESPAVHVTQLIADWHAGETWVVEPHVEHLPTALANKASLKSLDSTLQHADVVVMLVDHSAFKQIPGQQITQSWVVDTKGVWR; encoded by the coding sequence ATGACCAACGCCTCGTTTGAAACTATTTCCATCATTGGTTTGGGCTATATAGGCCTGCCAACAGCGGCCGCCTTTGCTTCACGTCATAAAAAGGTTATCGGTGTGGATATCAACCAGCGCGCGGTCGATATCATCAATCGCGGCGGGGTACATATTGTCGAACCCGAGCTTGATGCGCTGGTGCAACAGGCTGTCGAACAAGGCTTTTTGCAAGCCGTGACAGTGCCGCAGCCAGCAGACGCATTCCTGATAGCCGTGCCGACGCCGTTCAAAGACGGTCACCAGCCTGATATGAGCTATGTCGAGAAAGCGATTACCGCGCTGGCGGTGGTGCTGAAAAAGGGGGATCTGATCATTCTGGAATCGACCTCACCGGTGGGTGCTACCGAACAAATGGCGCAGTGGCTGGCTACATTGCGTCCAGACCTGCGATTCCCGCTGTCAGAGGCCTCGGCAACGGATACTAACGTGCCAGACGTTAACATCGCTTACTGCCCGGAACGCGTACTGCCGGGTAAAGTGATGGTCGAACTTATCAAGAACGATCGCGTTATTGGCGGAATCACTCCCCAATGCTCGCAGCGGGCCAGCAGTCTGTATCGTATTTTCCTGGAAGGGGAATGCGTGGTGACCAACAGTCGCACGGCCGAGATGTGCAAACTGACTGAAAACAGTTTCCGCGACGTTAATATCGCTTTTGCCAATGAACTGTCGCTGATTTGCGATGCGCAGGGGATCAACGTCTGGGAGCTGATTGGTTTGGCAAACCGCCATCCCCGAGTCAACATTTTGCAGCCCGGACCCGGCGTCGGTGGCCACTGTATCGCCGTCGATCCGTGGTTTATCGTTTCGCAGCATCCTGATCTGGCCCGGTTGATTCACACCGCGCGGGTGGTCAACGACGGCAAGCCTTTCTGGGTCGTTGATAAAGTTAAAACAGCAGTCGCAGATTGCCTGGCTGCTACTGGAAAACGCGCCAGTGAAATCAACATTGCCTGCTTTGGGTTAGCGTTTAAACCAGATATTGACGATTTACGTGAAAGCCCGGCGGTACACGTCACGCAGCTGATTGCCGATTGGCACGCAGGCGAAACCTGGGTGGTTGAGCCGCACGTTGAGCATTTACCCACTGCACTGGCAAACAAGGCCAGCCTAAAATCGCTCGACTCGACGTTGCAGCATGCCGACGTGGTGGTCATGCTGGTCGATCACTCGGCGTTTAAGCAGATACCTGGCCAACAGATCACCCAAAGCTGGGTGGTGGATACTAAAGGTGTGTGGCGCTAA
- the wecB gene encoding non-hydrolyzing UDP-N-acetylglucosamine 2-epimerase — protein MKVLTIFGTRPEAIKMAPLVHALAQDDAFDSRVCVTAQHRQMLDQVLNLFAIKPDYDLNIMQPGQGLTEITSRILLGLKPVLEEFKPNVVLVHGDTTTALSASLAAFYQQIPIGHVEAGLRTGDMLSPWPEEGNRRLTGHLAKWHFAPTALSRNNLLREGVDQSRITVTGNTVIDALLWVRNLLQRSPDLTARIAKNYDFICPERKLILVTGHRRESFGNGFERICSALAEIAKLHADVQIIYPVHLNPLVREPVNRILQGIDNVILIDPQDYLPFVYLMDKAYLILTDSGGIQEEAPSLGKPVLVMRDTTERPEAVDAGTVKLVGTDTAAIVSEVSRLLTDDDAYQTMTRAHNPYGDGHACSCILDALKNT, from the coding sequence GTGAAAGTATTAACGATTTTCGGAACCAGGCCGGAAGCAATAAAAATGGCACCCCTGGTACATGCTTTGGCTCAGGATGATGCCTTTGATTCAAGAGTCTGTGTGACGGCCCAGCATCGTCAAATGCTGGACCAGGTCCTAAATTTATTTGCCATCAAGCCGGATTACGATCTCAATATTATGCAGCCCGGCCAAGGGCTGACCGAGATAACCAGCAGGATTTTGCTGGGGCTGAAGCCGGTGCTGGAAGAATTCAAGCCGAACGTGGTGCTAGTCCATGGCGATACTACAACGGCGCTGTCTGCCAGTCTGGCGGCATTTTATCAGCAGATCCCGATTGGCCACGTTGAAGCTGGCCTGCGCACCGGCGACATGTTGTCACCGTGGCCAGAAGAGGGCAACCGCCGTCTGACAGGACATTTGGCAAAATGGCATTTTGCGCCAACGGCCTTGTCGCGCAATAACTTACTGCGTGAAGGCGTGGACCAAAGTCGCATTACAGTGACCGGCAATACGGTAATAGATGCGCTGCTTTGGGTACGTAACCTGCTGCAGCGGTCGCCGGATCTCACTGCGCGAATTGCCAAAAACTACGATTTTATTTGCCCCGAAAGAAAACTGATTCTGGTTACCGGCCATCGACGCGAAAGCTTTGGTAATGGCTTTGAGCGCATTTGCAGCGCGTTGGCAGAAATCGCCAAACTTCACGCCGATGTGCAAATTATTTATCCGGTGCATCTCAATCCTTTGGTTCGCGAACCGGTAAACCGAATTTTGCAGGGCATTGATAACGTTATTCTAATCGATCCGCAGGATTATTTGCCCTTCGTTTATCTGATGGATAAAGCGTATTTGATCCTCACCGATTCTGGTGGGATACAGGAAGAAGCGCCGTCGCTGGGTAAACCCGTGTTGGTGATGCGAGATACCACGGAAAGACCGGAAGCTGTAGATGCGGGCACGGTTAAACTGGTGGGCACAGATACTGCGGCGATTGTCAGCGAAGTCTCGCGGCTTCTCACCGATGACGATGCCTATCAGACAATGACCCGAGCCCACAATCCTTACGGTGACGGGCATGCCTGTAGCTGCATTTTGGATGCGTTAAAGAATACTTGA
- the wzzE gene encoding ECA polysaccharide chain length modulation protein — protein sequence MMKSETMSTRNELALDNELDIRGLCRTLWQGKLWIIGLGLGFAIAALLISLLMKQEWSTTAVTDKPTVNNLASYFSQEQFLRNLDAKNTFTPAGDQASISHDAYNEFVMQLAAYDTRRDFWLDNPYYAQRKTGDSGANAVLLDKLISAIQFTPRDDKKIPNDSVKLTAETAADANKLLRQYVNFASARAAQHLYDEIQGAWAARTQSMKAQVKRQEEVATAIYNRELNNTAQALKIAQQKNIDHGMTDATPDSLADADMFLLGTPMLQARLQLLQASGPSFDIDYDQNKAMLATLNVGPVLNAKFQTYRYLRTPEEPVKRDSPRRVLLMIMWGIVGGLIGAGVALARRRVALVN from the coding sequence ATGATGAAGTCAGAGACGATGTCTACAAGGAATGAACTCGCCCTTGATAACGAGCTGGATATTCGCGGGCTTTGCAGAACACTCTGGCAAGGCAAACTGTGGATTATCGGCCTGGGACTGGGGTTTGCCATCGCGGCTTTGCTTATCTCCCTGCTGATGAAACAGGAGTGGAGCACCACGGCGGTTACCGATAAACCTACGGTAAACAATCTGGCCTCCTATTTCTCCCAGGAACAGTTCCTGCGTAATCTCGATGCCAAAAACACCTTTACTCCCGCGGGTGACCAGGCCTCCATTTCCCACGACGCCTACAACGAGTTTGTGATGCAGCTGGCGGCTTACGACACTCGTCGCGACTTTTGGCTGGATAATCCCTATTACGCCCAGCGCAAGACTGGGGATAGCGGAGCGAACGCGGTTCTCCTCGACAAGTTGATTAGCGCGATTCAGTTTACACCGCGTGACGACAAGAAAATCCCTAACGACAGCGTAAAACTGACGGCCGAAACCGCTGCCGATGCCAATAAGCTGCTACGCCAGTACGTCAACTTTGCCAGCGCTCGTGCAGCACAACATCTTTACGATGAGATTCAAGGGGCCTGGGCTGCGCGAACGCAATCGATGAAAGCGCAGGTCAAACGCCAGGAAGAGGTGGCAACGGCCATTTATAATCGCGAGCTGAATAACACTGCGCAGGCACTGAAAATTGCCCAACAGAAAAACATCGATCACGGCATGACCGATGCCACGCCGGATAGCCTTGCCGATGCTGACATGTTCCTGCTCGGCACGCCAATGCTGCAAGCCAGGCTCCAGCTCTTACAGGCCTCTGGCCCGAGTTTTGATATCGATTACGATCAGAACAAAGCGATGTTGGCTACGCTTAATGTGGGGCCCGTTTTAAACGCCAAATTCCAGACTTATCGTTATTTGCGTACACCGGAAGAGCCGGTAAAGCGCGACAGTCCACGCCGGGTACTGCTGATGATTATGTGGGGAATTGTCGGTGGATTGATCGGAGCTGGTGTTGCACTGGCCCGTCGACGCGTCGCGTTAGTAAATTAA
- the wecA gene encoding UDP-N-acetylglucosamine--undecaprenyl-phosphate N-acetylglucosaminephosphotransferase, with the protein MNLLNLSTELVLVFLFSFLFLFLARKVAKKIGLVDKPDFRKRHQGLIPLVGGITVYAGVCFAFWIGNPQIPHKLLYLGCAGLLVLIGALDDKYDISVKIRACVQALVAVVMMAYGDMVLHDLGRIIGPWQMFLGPFGYLVTLFAVWASINAFNMVDGIDGLLGGLSCVTFGSMGVVMLYAGNQSLALWCFSMIAAIIPYVLLNLGVFGRRYKVFMGDAGSTLIGFTVIWILLQCTQTSRTSFHPPMTPVTALWLIAIPLMDMIAIMYRRLRKGMSPFSADRQHIHHLIMRAGFSSRQAFVLITLSAALLAIIGVVGEHLRFPEWLMLGLFLVAFMLYGYCIKRAWRVARFMKRVKRRLRRHSVN; encoded by the coding sequence GTGAATTTACTCAATCTGAGTACTGAGCTTGTTCTTGTTTTCTTGTTTTCATTTCTCTTTTTGTTTTTGGCCAGGAAAGTTGCCAAAAAAATTGGATTAGTTGATAAACCAGACTTCCGCAAACGTCATCAAGGGCTTATTCCCTTGGTGGGTGGCATAACTGTCTATGCCGGGGTCTGCTTCGCATTTTGGATCGGTAATCCACAAATTCCGCATAAGCTTTTATATCTTGGCTGTGCGGGTCTACTGGTTCTGATTGGTGCGTTGGACGACAAATACGACATCAGTGTAAAAATTCGCGCCTGCGTTCAGGCGCTGGTTGCCGTAGTCATGATGGCTTACGGCGATATGGTGCTGCACGATCTCGGACGAATTATTGGCCCCTGGCAGATGTTTCTCGGCCCTTTCGGTTATCTAGTCACCCTGTTTGCCGTTTGGGCTTCCATTAACGCATTTAACATGGTTGATGGAATCGATGGCCTGCTTGGAGGACTGTCTTGCGTCACCTTCGGATCGATGGGGGTGGTGATGCTATACGCGGGCAATCAATCCCTGGCACTGTGGTGTTTCTCCATGATTGCCGCCATCATTCCTTACGTCCTGCTTAACCTCGGCGTGTTTGGTCGTCGCTATAAAGTGTTTATGGGCGATGCGGGCAGTACGCTAATTGGCTTTACTGTGATCTGGATTTTGTTGCAATGCACCCAGACTTCGCGCACATCTTTCCATCCTCCAATGACACCAGTGACTGCGCTGTGGCTGATTGCCATTCCGTTGATGGACATGATTGCCATTATGTATCGTCGTCTGCGCAAGGGGATGAGCCCGTTCTCAGCCGACCGCCAACATATCCATCATCTGATTATGCGTGCCGGATTTTCTTCCCGTCAGGCCTTTGTGCTGATCACTCTGTCTGCGGCTCTGCTGGCGATTATTGGTGTTGTCGGCGAACATCTGCGTTTCCCGGAATGGTTGATGTTGGGGCTATTCCTGGTTGCTTTTATGCTCTACGGCTATTGTATAAAGCGTGCATGGCGTGTCGCTCGTTTCATGAAGCGCGTCAAAAGAAGACTGCGCCGCCATTCTGTTAATTAG
- the rho gene encoding transcription termination factor Rho, whose protein sequence is MNLTELKNTPVSDLITLGENMGLENQARMRKQDIIFSILKQHAKSGEDIFGDGVLEILQDGFGFLRSGDSSYLAGPDDIYVSPSQIRRFNLRTGDTISGKIRPPKEGERYFALLKVNEVNYDKPENARNKILFENLTPLHANSRLRMERGNGSTEDLTARVLDLASPIGRGQRGLIVAPPKAGKTMLLQNIAQSIAYNHPDCVLMVLLIDERPEEVTEMQRLVKGEVIASTFDEPASRHVQVAEMVIEKAKRLVEHKKDVIILLDSITRLARAYNTVVPASGKVLTGGVDANALHRPKRFFGAARNVEEGGSLTIIATALVDTGSKMDEVIYEEFKGTGNMELHLARKIAEKRVFPAIDYNRSGTRKEELLTTSEELQKMWILRKIIHPMGEIDAMEFLINKLAMTKTNDEFFDMMKRS, encoded by the coding sequence ATGAATCTTACCGAATTAAAGAATACGCCGGTTTCTGACCTGATTACACTCGGCGAAAATATGGGACTGGAAAACCAGGCCCGCATGCGCAAGCAAGACATTATTTTTTCTATACTGAAGCAGCACGCCAAGAGCGGAGAAGATATCTTCGGTGACGGTGTTCTGGAGATCTTGCAGGACGGGTTTGGTTTCCTCCGCTCTGGAGACAGCTCCTACCTCGCCGGTCCTGATGATATCTACGTTTCTCCTAGCCAAATCCGCCGCTTCAACCTCCGTACTGGTGACACCATTTCAGGTAAAATCCGACCGCCAAAAGAAGGCGAGCGCTATTTTGCCCTGTTAAAAGTTAACGAAGTTAACTATGACAAACCGGAAAACGCCCGTAACAAGATCCTGTTCGAGAACTTGACCCCACTGCACGCCAACTCACGTTTGCGTATGGAGCGCGGTAACGGTTCAACTGAAGACTTGACCGCTCGCGTTCTCGACCTGGCTTCGCCAATTGGTCGTGGCCAGCGTGGTCTGATTGTGGCACCGCCGAAAGCCGGTAAAACCATGCTGCTGCAGAACATTGCGCAAAGCATCGCCTACAATCACCCGGACTGCGTACTGATGGTTCTGCTGATTGACGAGCGTCCGGAAGAAGTGACCGAGATGCAGCGTCTGGTTAAAGGTGAAGTTATTGCTTCCACCTTTGACGAGCCAGCATCTCGCCACGTTCAAGTTGCCGAAATGGTAATCGAAAAGGCCAAGCGCCTGGTTGAGCACAAGAAAGACGTTATCATCTTGCTGGACTCCATCACTCGTCTGGCGCGTGCTTATAACACCGTGGTTCCTGCTTCAGGTAAAGTGCTGACCGGTGGTGTTGACGCCAACGCCCTGCACCGTCCCAAGCGCTTCTTCGGTGCTGCGCGTAACGTGGAAGAGGGCGGCAGCCTGACAATCATCGCCACCGCGCTGGTTGATACCGGTTCTAAAATGGATGAAGTTATCTACGAAGAATTTAAAGGTACAGGTAACATGGAATTGCATCTGGCGCGTAAAATCGCCGAGAAGCGTGTCTTCCCTGCTATCGATTACAACCGTTCCGGTACGCGTAAAGAAGAGCTGCTTACCACTTCGGAAGAGCTGCAGAAAATGTGGATCCTGCGCAAGATTATCCATCCAATGGGTGAAATCGACGCAATGGAATTCCTCATCAACAAGTTGGCAATGACCAAAACCAACGATGAATTCTTCGATATGATGAAACGTTCATAA
- the trxA gene encoding thioredoxin TrxA: MSDKIIHLSDDSFDKDVLKADGLVLVDFWAEWCGPCKMIAPILDEIASEFEGKLTIAKLNIDENPGTAPKYGIRGIPTLLLFKGGEVAATKVGALSKGQLKEFLNANL; encoded by the coding sequence ATGAGCGATAAAATTATTCACCTTTCTGATGACAGTTTCGACAAAGACGTATTAAAAGCCGATGGATTGGTGCTGGTCGATTTCTGGGCAGAATGGTGTGGTCCGTGCAAGATGATTGCTCCGATCCTGGACGAAATTGCCAGCGAGTTCGAAGGCAAACTTACCATTGCCAAATTGAATATCGATGAAAACCCGGGTACCGCTCCAAAATACGGTATTCGTGGCATCCCTACTTTACTGCTGTTCAAAGGCGGCGAAGTGGCGGCAACTAAAGTCGGCGCACTGTCGAAGGGTCAGTTGAAAGAGTTCCTGAACGCTAATCTGTAA
- the rhlB gene encoding ATP-dependent RNA helicase RhlB, translating into MSKTHLTEQKFSDFALHPLAVEALEKKGFHYCTPIQALALPITLSGRDVAGQAQTGTGKTLAFLASTFHYLLSNPAAEGRQTNQPRALIMAPTRELAVQIHSDAEALSESTGLKLGLAYGGDGYDKQLKVLESGVDILIGTTGRLIDYAKQNHINLGAIQVVVLDEADRMFDLGFIKDIRWLFRRMPPATQRLNMLFSATLSYRVKELAFENMNNAESIEIEPEQKTGHRIQEELFYPSNEEKMRLLQTLIEEEWPDRCIIFANTKHRCEDVWGHLAADGHRVGLLTGDVAQKKRLRVLEDFTKGDIDILVATDVAARGLHIPAVTHVFNYDLPDDCEDYVHRIGRTGRAGLSGHSISLACEEYALNLPAIETYTGHSIPVSKYNSDALLTDLPAPKRLARTRNGSGPRRNSSSSSRRGSSAPRNNRKRSG; encoded by the coding sequence ATGAGCAAAACACACTTAACTGAACAGAAGTTTTCCGACTTCGCCCTGCACCCGCTAGCAGTCGAAGCCCTTGAAAAGAAAGGGTTTCATTACTGCACGCCTATCCAGGCACTCGCATTGCCTATCACGCTCTCAGGACGTGATGTTGCGGGTCAGGCGCAAACCGGTACCGGCAAGACGCTGGCTTTTCTAGCGTCTACTTTCCATTATCTGCTTTCTAACCCTGCTGCTGAGGGTCGTCAGACTAATCAGCCGCGTGCTTTAATTATGGCACCAACGCGGGAATTAGCAGTGCAAATTCATTCGGACGCCGAAGCGCTGTCTGAATCTACCGGGCTGAAACTCGGTCTGGCCTACGGTGGCGACGGCTACGACAAACAGCTTAAAGTGCTGGAAAGTGGCGTCGATATTCTTATCGGCACGACTGGCCGTTTAATCGATTACGCAAAACAGAACCATATTAATCTGGGTGCAATCCAGGTCGTGGTGCTGGACGAAGCCGATCGCATGTTCGATCTGGGCTTTATCAAAGATATCCGCTGGTTGTTCCGTCGTATGCCGCCTGCGACTCAGCGCCTGAATATGCTGTTCTCCGCCACCCTGTCTTATCGTGTGAAAGAGCTGGCGTTCGAAAACATGAACAATGCCGAATCGATAGAAATCGAACCGGAACAGAAAACGGGTCACCGTATTCAGGAAGAGCTCTTCTACCCTTCCAACGAAGAAAAGATGCGCCTGTTGCAAACGTTAATAGAAGAAGAATGGCCAGACCGCTGCATCATCTTCGCCAACACCAAGCACCGTTGTGAAGACGTTTGGGGCCATCTGGCTGCTGACGGACACCGCGTAGGCTTGCTGACCGGCGACGTGGCGCAGAAGAAACGCCTGCGCGTGCTTGAAGACTTCACCAAGGGTGATATCGATATTCTGGTTGCAACCGACGTAGCCGCTCGTGGTCTGCACATTCCTGCCGTTACGCATGTCTTTAACTATGACCTGCCTGACGATTGCGAAGACTACGTTCACCGCATCGGTCGTACTGGTCGTGCTGGCCTTAGCGGTCACTCAATCAGCCTAGCTTGTGAAGAATATGCTCTGAATCTGCCAGCCATCGAAACTTATACCGGCCACAGTATTCCTGTCAGCAAATATAACAGCGATGCATTATTGACTGACCTGCCTGCGCCAAAACGCCTCGCGCGTACTCGCAATGGCAGCGGCCCACGCCGTAATTCATCATCATCTTCACGACGCGGTAGCAGTGCGCCACGTAACAACCGCAAACGTTCGGGCTGA
- the gppA gene encoding guanosine-5'-triphosphate,3'-diphosphate diphosphatase: protein MLSSTSLYAAIDLGSNSFHMLVVREVAGSIQTLARIKRKVRLAAGLDVNSHLSAEAMQRGWQCLKLFSERLQDIPREQIRVVATATLRLAKNADEFLQVAENILGCKIQVISGEEEARLIYHGVAHTTGGPDQRLVVDIGGGSTELVTGTGAQANTLFSLSMGCVTWLERYFTDRSLTKENFEKAELAAVEMIIPVAPELLAHGWQVCVGASGTVQALQEIMVAQGMDERITLSKLQQLKQRAIQCGKLEELEIEGLTLERALVFPSGLSILIAIFKTLKIESMMLAGGALREGLVYGMLHLPVEQDIRQRTLHNLQRRYLLDVEQANRVAALAENFSQQVSSTWQLDARARELLTSACLIHEIGLSVDFKQAQNHAAYLIRHLDLPGFTPAQKKLLATLLQNQSNNLDLPLLNQQNALPPRQAERLCRIMRLAIIFASRRRDDTLPAVRLRANDDELNVLVPNGWLEQHPLRAEELEQESHWQSYVHWPLFVEETVK, encoded by the coding sequence ATGCTGAGTTCCACCTCACTTTATGCAGCGATCGATCTGGGTTCCAACAGCTTCCATATGTTGGTAGTCCGTGAGGTGGCAGGCAGTATTCAAACGTTGGCCAGAATCAAGCGCAAAGTGCGCCTGGCTGCCGGGCTGGATGTAAACAGTCATCTCTCCGCTGAAGCAATGCAGCGTGGATGGCAATGCCTAAAATTATTTTCAGAACGTCTGCAAGACATTCCCCGCGAGCAAATCCGCGTGGTGGCAACGGCGACACTGCGCCTGGCCAAAAATGCCGATGAATTTTTACAGGTTGCTGAAAATATTCTCGGATGCAAGATTCAAGTGATCAGCGGCGAAGAAGAAGCGCGGCTGATTTACCACGGCGTGGCGCACACTACCGGCGGCCCGGACCAACGCCTGGTTGTTGATATTGGCGGCGGCAGTACTGAGCTGGTAACCGGAACCGGAGCGCAGGCCAATACATTGTTTAGCCTGTCGATGGGATGTGTTACCTGGCTTGAGCGTTATTTTACTGACCGAAGCCTGACGAAAGAAAATTTTGAAAAGGCCGAACTGGCCGCAGTTGAGATGATAATCCCTGTTGCGCCGGAGCTACTGGCCCACGGCTGGCAAGTCTGCGTGGGTGCTTCAGGGACCGTGCAGGCGCTACAGGAAATCATGGTGGCGCAGGGAATGGACGAACGCATTACCCTGTCCAAACTGCAACAGCTTAAACAGCGCGCCATTCAATGTGGCAAGCTGGAAGAGCTTGAAATTGAAGGCCTGACGCTGGAACGCGCACTGGTTTTCCCAAGCGGCCTGTCTATTCTGATCGCTATCTTCAAGACCCTGAAAATAGAATCGATGATGCTGGCCGGTGGCGCGCTGCGCGAAGGGCTGGTTTACGGCATGCTCCACTTGCCGGTCGAACAGGATATCCGCCAACGCACCCTGCACAACCTGCAACGGCGCTACCTGCTCGACGTTGAGCAGGCCAATCGAGTAGCGGCTCTGGCGGAAAACTTTTCTCAGCAGGTTTCGAGTACCTGGCAGCTTGATGCGCGGGCGCGCGAACTGCTGACCAGTGCCTGTCTTATCCACGAGATTGGACTCAGCGTTGATTTCAAACAGGCGCAGAATCATGCGGCCTATCTGATCCGTCATCTCGATTTACCCGGCTTTACTCCGGCGCAAAAAAAACTGCTGGCGACACTGCTGCAAAACCAGAGTAATAACCTGGATTTACCGCTGCTAAATCAGCAAAACGCCCTGCCTCCGCGTCAGGCCGAACGCCTTTGTCGCATAATGCGTCTGGCAATTATTTTTGCCAGCCGACGTCGCGACGATACGCTGCCTGCAGTGCGTTTACGCGCCAATGACGATGAGCTGAATGTGCTGGTGCCTAACGGATGGCTGGAACAGCACCCATTACGCGCTGAAGAGCTGGAGCAGGAAAGCCATTGGCAGAGCTATGTCCATTGGCCACTGTTTGTTGAAGAAACTGTCAAGTAA